Genomic window (Eubalaena glacialis isolate mEubGla1 chromosome X, mEubGla1.1.hap2.+ XY, whole genome shotgun sequence):
CCCTGCCCTGCACAGACATCTTGGTAACAGCCTTCATGACCATAGGGGCTCGATCACAGAAGATCACACATCAACCAGGGTAGAAAAAGGGGACAAACGATGAAATTATTACAAACCCAGAGactaaaaaggaaatataaaggattgtatttaaaacattttctgtatAAACCAAAGAGAAAGTAGATTTGTTTTTAAGATGTACGAGCAGATGGTGGAGGAGGGATCCTCTTGGtgagggtggaggggaagggaggaaagagaaggctATTTCACTTGTTATGAGATCACAAAGCATAACTGGGATCCCAAGTACTCTAACAGAGGAAAAGAGTAAAATCTCCAAGAGCTCCAAGTCCAAATATTCCTGAAAGGTAGCTAAAGATAGAGAGAGCCTCTAATAAGAGCAATCTGGGAATCAACCTTGAATGTGGGACAGCTTTactaggttgttacagaatgttaAACTTCCTGAACTCTTAAACTAGTCCCTGAAGACAAATGTAGGTGTGATTAGATAATTTCAAAGCAACAGGATTATCAGAGTAGGAACAGGCCTGTGCCCTGGGAAGCACACCTGAAACACTGATGGAGTTACTTTTCCACAGGCCAGTAGAACACAGCGGAGCCACATTAAGGAGGAGCCAGGAGGTCAACAAAAGAGAAATGGACCAATGTGAACACCTTTCCTGGGTGGGACACTCAGGGGACTGAGGTAGACTGGTGAGGTGTCATTTTAGAGTCTCTCTGGACCATTTGGACCCTTTAAAAGGGTGACACCCAAGAGACTAGAAAATGGGTGAATTCAACCTTGGAAGTGGTGAAAGACCAAATCCTCAGTGCAGTAAAAACACAGCCTCAGGCTGAGGCTGCCCAGAATAACGACaaataggagagaaaagaatTTCAAACTTTAAATACATGGACTTTGTCCTGTCAAAATGCGAGACACTGTAatattgttgctgttattaaaAGTTTTACTGCTTGTGGTTATCACACTGACATACCGGTTGGAGAAAGGTAATAGCAAAAAACATGATAGCAGGAATACTTTTACTTCCTTTCAGAGGGTAAAATGACTTTTCCTGTGACTTTGTGGCCTTGAAGAAAGCCAAGTAGAACCTAAACATCCTAATTCTCAGTCACAAATACTCTCCTTTATCTGAACTCTCCAGTTTGTATTAACTTTTCTTCAATGAAGACATTTCCATATCGAGATTCAAATTTGTCCACCATTATTGGTGGCAAATATGCTGATCATCTTAGCTAACTTACCATTTTCTGAGTCATCACAGTCAAAAAGTCGCTAAAGTTCATTTTTCCTGTCCTTTCCTTATCAATTTCACTTATCATTTTCTTGATCTCTTCTTTCTTGGGTTCAAAGCCCAGTGCCCTCATTGCCACCTACAACAAAAagaggatcatctcaataggcaCATCTAAACCCAGGAGCGAAACAATGACAGTGCTGAGGGGGTTAAGCCAGCATCTGCcacaatactgttaaaatgactagGAAACACTATAACATTCAGCAAATTGATATGTGCactcaattttatttaataattctcGAGGTAAGTAAAGACAGGAAAACACAGCACAGAAgacaaagaggcagagaaaagtcAAGGCAGCAGAGCAGGAATGTATAAGGCTTGCCTTAAGTTCCTTAACATCAATTGTCCCAGTTCCGTCAGCATCAAAGAGATCAAAAGCTTCTCGAATTTCCTGTTTCTGTTCTTCAGTAAGCTCCGGTTTAGGACTCATCCTTTTTCGCTGGGCAGTTGATGCCATGTTTGCCTTCTTAAAGTTAGAGGCCTTTATATGTTTTACAAACACAGAAGCACAATATTAAGTAATAGAGTCCACATTTTACATAAAAGTTACAACCACACGCATTTTAAGATAGTTCATACCAACGAATTCCAAAACTTTGCTTAACAAGCTATTGTTTGTAGAAGCAAGGAGATCCCTTGTTCTTTTGGACGTCTCTTATTGAAAAATCATCCCAAAAGAGAGCTAGCCAAGGAGCTGACTGGGGAGAACTGTACAGATAACCAGCTCTCCCTGAATCTGGGGATCCTAATTATAAAAATGTCCTTAGAACGCTACTCCGCTTCACTCTAAGTTCTCCGATTTTCTGATTACTTCTAGATTTAGGCCAAATATTACTAAGGTTAAGATGTATGTTCTGTCAATATCGAATAATAAAATTCAATCCCCTTGGTACATCTGAGCCCTCTCCAAGAAGCTGAAAGCGTTTCCCTAAGTccctatatttaacattttaaatgcattaacAATCAAACATAATAAACTGCCCCCCAGCTCAGTGTGGAAACTTTGCTAGAGGCGGCCAGAAGGCCAGAGTCAGAGAGGGGTCGGGGCCTGGGGGGAACCCGAGTCTTTTTTGCCCAGGGACGGTCACCGAAGGGGCTGGAGAACGCCAGGGGAACCCGAGGGGCGggtagggggtggctgtggctgaAGGGGAGACAGCGACGAAGCACAGGCCCAGCAGGGCAGCCGGCATCTCTACCCTACCCTTCCGGGAAAGCTCTCAGAGGAAGAAGGAGTGCGCCAAGGCCGAGAACCGCGCAGGAGAGGCGGCGGGGCCTTGCCAAGGCCTGGGAAGGGCTCAGCCTCTGGACGCGGGGCTCCAGACGGCGGAACGCACTCACCATCGCGGATGGACTCCACTTCCCGTTGTTACGGCAACCGACGTACACAGTGACTCGGCTCCGTTCCCACCGCCCCGCGCGCACGGCGTCTCTCCCCATTGGCGGACCGCTCGCTGCTCTTCCCCATTGGCACAGGGCTGGAGTGGGTGGGGCTAATCCGAAGAACTGCCGGCGCAGGGCGGGGGGCTGTGCTCTCGCGGCCTGGCCTCATTGGGCAGGATCACGCCGCGAGCGCCGATTGGCTGAGCCAGCACCGAACCGAGCCAATTCCCTTGGTGGAAGAGCCTCGGCAGATCCTCGGCTCACGTGGGCGGGGAGAAAAGGGTGGCTGCAGGCCGCTGGAGCTGTGAGGGTGCAGGCTGCGGACGCGCTGGGGACAGCCAGGGGGCCGCCTACGGACGGGTAAGGGTTGCGACCTCGCCCTTGTGTCGGCGACAGGACTGGAAGGGTTGGGTGGGGCGATCCGGGTCGGGGACTCTCTGGTCTGGCCTGAGATTGAGTTAGGGTCAGAGAGGCCAGAGAAGACCGTGACCTTTCGTGTTGGAGCAGACACTGTACTCACGgggcaactgagacccagagaagggaagggacgTGCCAAGCCTTGTCGCAGAGGTTCGGACGTCTGGGAGTTAGCGGCCAAATGCAGCTGAGGCTCTTTCTTTGAGCGTGTCCCTTCAAGAGCGCCCCCTGCCTCTCAAGTAGGTTCCAAGACAGGATCACTTTAGTTCTCGCCTGGCTAAAAGCAGCCCAGGAAAGTGAGCTGGAGGCCTGGGAGCGGACTTCGAAGGGAGTGAAGCAGATATGAGCGTGAGAGGGAGCAGGTCatcaaaatatattctttttgacACCCAAACACTCAAGGTGGATAGTGAGGAGCATTAGCAGGCGGAGACACCTCCTGAGCAAAGTCACAGGAGTTTTGGAAGTGTGAGACCTGCTTGGAGAATTACAAGGGGACGTGCGCCAGGGTATGAGATGAGACGGAGCTGCTGCGGCAGTGGAGCTGGAGGTCCAGGGTCTGCCTTCAGCCAGCTCAGTGTAAGGGCACTTCTTGGCTCTCAGCCCTTACCTGCTTCCCCTCCGGGCAGGGGACAGAGCATAAGTTTCTCAGGCTGAAAAAAGCCTGAGGTTTATTGACATTCGTCAAACGAGAGTGTTCGCCGACCTTCTGCCCTTTACCCTCTTCCTCTTTGAGCATAAACCAGGTCCAAAACCTTGCAGTCATATTTGACTCTTTTCTTGCCCCCTTCCCATTAACCAGCCTCCAAGTTCTATCCATTTTCCCCCTTAAATGccgtttcttttctccttcccacctCTGCTGCTCCTCTCCCACTTCAGGCCTTCAGCAGCAGCCTCCCTATGAGTACAAGCCAGACAACCACCCGCTCTGTTTGACTCACGCCCCCAGGGCCTTAGAACTTGACTTAGGGATCGCCTCCCCGCCTGGGTTTACCCTCATCGGAAGTCAAAGGCACTTCTGCAACGTTCTGCTAAGCCTGACTCCCACCCCAGATGCTGGACTCCCTGAATGTCTGTGCTGCGCAAGGTTCTGTTTGGCAATGGCCTTGTGAACGAGGGAATGTATGAGTGAGTGAGCTGACACCAGGGTGcttttttaacaactttttgACAAGTTACAGCTCTCCTTTTACCCCTGGGGCTTGTTTCAGCCCTACAGCAACTCTGAAGTCTGTGGGAAGGATCGCTGCTCTACAGATGAGGCCTCTTAGACCAGCCGCAGCAGCACAGTTCAACCCATACTCTCCATTCCAGGGTCCTTGCTGGCCCTCCAGGGGCTCACAGCCTGGCGGGCCAGGACAAGATGTGGCGGGGAGAAAGCCTAAAGCTGTGTGCTATGCTGGAATGAGAACAGAAACCTGTTCTGAGGAAGCTGCTAACCttgcctggggagggggaggaggtgtcACAGAGGTGACAGCTGAGCAGAGCATCTCACCGTGGAGAGGACAGGGGGGatattccaggtggagggaacagcataAGCTAAAGCTCTCAGGCAGGCTGTTGGCTTTGTCAGTGGCCACCACAAATTCAAAATCAGGGCCTTTCTGGGCCCTAAAAGTAAATAGACCAGCAGAGAGATGAATGACTGACAGAAGCACAGAGACACCTCAGATCCATGAAAGGACAAGATTGAGCTGATTGAGACTTTGGGGGAAGTGGTGGGAAGCCTTGGATGCTGTTAGCGTTTTTCTTGCACAGACAAGCGTCGTTCTTCCACAGACTAGGGTATCGAGCTCGCGGTGGCCACAGTTTAGCTTCCTGCACTGAGTCTGTGGACAGCAGCAGGCCAGGCCCCGACTACCCCAACACACCCCTCTGAGCTGCTCTGGATTTCCCCCTCACAAAGAGCCTGGTCTCCCACGTTTGCGAAGGAAGGAACACTTGTCTCTATCTGGTTTGAAATGGACAGACTATCCCGTCCTTTTGTCCCCAGGACTCACTAGCTGGGGACTCTCCCCAGCAGGAAGGCGGTGATGGGCTCACTCCCTTCTCTCTGTATCTAATCCTATCAGTGGCCTTCCTCCCCCTTGCCCAGAAGTGGAGCCAGGCGCTTGGGTTTCCCTAATAGAAGATGGTTCTCTTCCTAGATTCTTTTTAGCCTAAGACCTTGTCCCAGTGTGTATAGAGGAACAAGGGCATACGTACTGGTTTTAATTCAGAGACCtatcattttaaaggaaaaagacttGAGGCTTCTGATGTGTGAACCTTAACAATGCCAGCCCTTAGAACGTTGCTCTTTGGGGTCTTATTTTCTCACTTACAGCTGTtcgtgtgagtgtatgtgtggtACAATAGACAGAActgaaaatttaccattttaaccattttgagtgtacagttcagtggcattaagtacattcacattgtcgtgcaaccatcaccaccatccgtctccagacCTCTTTTCATCTCGtagaactgaaactctatacgTACTAAGCATCACTCCCCGATTCTCCcacttctcccagcccctggcacccacccttctactttctgtgtctacgAATTTGACTTCTCTAGGGACctcatgtaagtagaatcatatagtatttgtccttttgtgtctggcttctttcacttagtataatgtctccaaggttcttatttcacttagcttaagttcatccatgttgtagcatgtgtcagaatgtcccttcttttcatttttatttcattgttgtaagaacacttaagatgagatccaccatattaataaatgtttgaatgtACAATAGGTACAACACACCTCTAGAGCTTactcatcttgcttaactgaaactttctGCCCATTGATCAGtaactccccctttccccctcccccagtccctggcaaccaccgttccACTCTTTAATTCTGTGAATTtaactactttagatacctcatataagtggaatcatgcagtatttgtccttctgtgactggcttatttcacttagcataatgttctcaaagtTCATCCGTGTCTCATATAGTGGAATCTCCTTTTTTAAGGCttaataatattccgttgtatgtatataccacactttctttatctattcatccatcagtgaacacttaggttgtttgcgtgttggctattgtgaatagtgctgcagtgagctTAGGAGTACCcatatctcttcaagattctgGCTTCAactcttttgaatatatacccagaattggaattgctggatcatatggtggtttgGTGgttctatttgaattttttaaggaacctccatactgttttccacagtagctgtatcgtttttgcattcccaccaacagtgtacaaaggttccagtttctccacatccttgccaacacttatcttttgactttttgataacag
Coding sequences:
- the CETN2 gene encoding centrin-2; its protein translation is MGRDAVRAGRWERSRVTVYVGCRNNGKWSPSAMASNFKKANMASTAQRKRMSPKPELTEEQKQEIREAFDLFDADGTGTIDVKELKVAMRALGFEPKKEEIKKMISEIDKERTGKMNFSDFLTVMTQKMSEKDTKEEILKAFKLFDDDETGKISFRNLKRVAKELGENLTDEELQEMIDEADRDGDGEVNEQEFLRIMKKTSLY